In Zingiber officinale cultivar Zhangliang chromosome 3B, Zo_v1.1, whole genome shotgun sequence, a single window of DNA contains:
- the LOC122055937 gene encoding serine/threonine-protein kinase VPS15-like isoform X1: protein MDIFSLGCVIAELFLEGQPLFELSQLLAYRRGQYDPCQCLEKIQDEGVQKMILHMIQLNPNARLSSQSYLQNYASSIFPSYFSPSLHKFFSYLVPLDSDARVAAIERAFHKIHAQMMSVRSSDDVILDSSASPKLTDEEGFQNIKGVTQSMLLARGDARSRSRKSTIPGQVQLVGDITSLLRDVEQINHSVHSDVTQKNATILSTNDSDTDCTRFSKQSRTLKNQPSNDLQGHKQKDFLFLRNIFKGELDSLMDAYDSQTDTYRMPSFPRSGDKNSCDGMVLIASLVCSCIRSVKQPQLRRAGLLLLKTTSLYTDDEDRLQHVLPYVIAMLSDPAAIVRCAALETLCDILTLVQDFPPSDAMIFPEYIFPMLSMLPDDPEESVRICYASNISKIALSSYRFLIQAETIAGGGPLGKPTIAQKSQPLIMESPSKQRGYRIDSQLMQLRRLLAEIVQELVMGPKQTPNVRRALMQDIGHLCYFFGQKHSNDFLLPILPAFLNDRDEQLQSAFYKHIIFFCYFVGQVSVEEYLLPYIEQALSDEMEVVIVNGLDCLSILCKSGFLRKRTLLGLIEKVFPLLCYPIYWVRRSAVTFIAASSKSLGPVDSHVYLSPVLLPFLDRVPTSLSSETSLLSCLKPPVSKVIYHQVLENARSSDMLERQRRIWYNSSTYSNQLETIEHTRKVSGEVKSNNISCKRESDLQSGKYANSTTLNASLPVVEDVAVRTGTSFQISGSMDIRDSVYLEKTQFSAFTSPQVTAANTSLCDVPTDGIPLYYVSLNKLASGIGPESSCQWNPKGVAASSMRLEPLDKPFGLSNSVPPKLVSSSFLNISTNIKQVQKQADVVSRDSEQSAFLTSKFQDITVYDALKGSSLNDASQSELSGLSTFARASSVPDIGWKPRGVLVAHLQEHKSSVNDVTVSNDHTFFVSASDDSTVKIWDTRKLEKDISFRSRLTYSLDGCRALCTAMLRGTAQVVVGASDGTIHLFSVNYISRGFGNVIEKYSGIADIQNRKIGEGAILSVLNCSSIDSSISQTVLFTTQRCGVHLWDTRANSDAWTFKAVPDEGYVSSLVMGQCGNWFVSGSSRGVLTLWDLRFLLPVNSWQYPMGCPVEKLCLLIPPLNSVSAMTRPLVYVAAGSNEVSLWNAENGSCHQVLRVASGEHEGESTHFSLATERPSRKQSSQFDGKRNINSKYRIDELNEPAPRLQGIRSLLPLPGGDLLTGCADLTIRYWDHTSPEHSYCVCGPLTKGVGNDGYYDIRSRFGVQIVQQEMNKRSTKLTQKTFLSTAATDSAGCHRDSVLSLASLKLSQRVLISSSRDGAIKVWK from the exons ATGGACATTTTCTCCTTGGG ATGTGTTATTGCTGAACTTTTTTTGGAGGGACAACCATTATTCGAGTTATCCCAGCTACTGGCATATCGGCGAGGGCAATATGACCCTTGTCAGTGCCTAGAAAAG ATACAAGATGAAGGTGTTCAGAAAATGATACTTCATATGATTCAGTTAAATCCAAATGCAAGGTTATCAAGTCAAAGTTACTTGCAAAATTATGCATCTTCAATATTTCCAAGCTATTTCTCACCATCCCTTCACAAATTCTTCTCTTATTTGGTTCCGCTTGATTCAGATGCAAGG GTTGCAGCAATTGAAAGAGCATTCCATAAGATTCATGCACAAATGATGAGTGTCAGGTCATCAGATGATGTCATTCTTGACTCATCTGCATCTCCCAAACTCACAGACGAAGAAGGTTTTCAAAATATTAAAGGTGTGACTCAAAGTATGCTTTTGGCTAGAGGGGATGCAAGAAGCAGATCAAGGAAGAGTACAATTCCAGGCCAGGTTCAGCTTGTTGGAGATATCACTTCACTCTTGAGGGATGTAGAACAAATAAATCATTCTGTGCACAGTGATGTAACACAGAAGAATGCTACAATCTTGTCTACTAATGATTCTGATACTGACTGCACTAGATTTTCTAAGCAATCAAGGACCTTGAAGAATCAGCCATCAAATGATCTCCAAGGGCACAAGCAGAAAGATTTTCTATTTCTAAGAAACATCTTTAAAGGTGAGCTGGACTCTttgatggatgcttatgatagcCAGACAGATACATACCGCATGCCATCTTTTCCACGGTCAGGTGACAAAAACAGTTGCGATGGCATGGTCCTGATTGCATCATTAGTATGTTCTTGCATAAGAAGTGTGAAACAGCCACAACTCAGAAGGGCTGGTCTCCTCCTACTGAAGACCACTTCCTTGTACACTGATGATGAAGATCGTCTACAACATGTCCTTCCATATGTTATTGCAATGCTTTCTGATCCAGCTGCTATTGTTCGCTGTGCTGCTCTTGAAACATTGTGTGACATTTTAACTCTTGTCCAAGATTTCCCTCCTAGTGATGCAATGATTTTTCCTGAGTATATATTTCCAATGCTTTCCATGCTTCCTGATGATCCAGAGgagagtgttagaatttgttatgCTAGTAATATTTCTAAGATTGCATTGTCTTCTTATAGATTTTTAATTCAGGCTGAGACTATAGCTGGTGGAGGGCCTCTAGGTAAACCAACTATAGCACAAAAATCACAACCTCTTATTATGGAATCACCAAGTAAGCAACGAGGCTACAGAATTGACAGTCAGCTTATGCAATTAAGGAGATTGTTAGCTGAAATTGTGCAAGAGCTGGTAATGGGTCCAAAACAAACTCCAAATGTCCGTCGAGCTCTTATGCAGGATATTGGCCACCTATGTTACTTCTTCGGTCAGAAGCATAGTAATGATTTCCTATTGCCCATTCTTCCAGCATTTCTCAATGATCGAGATGAGCAGCTTCAATCAGCTTTCTATAAACATATAATTTTTTTCTGCTATTTTGTTGGCCAAGTGAGTGTTGAGGAATATCTTTTACCATACATTGAGCAGGCTTTAAGTGATGAAATGGAGGTTGTAATTGTGAATGGTTTGGATTGTTTGTCCATATTATGCAAAAGTGGTTTCCTACGAAAAAGGACGCttcttgggttgattgagaaagttTTCCCTTTGTTATGTTATCCAATCTATTGGGTTAGAAGATCAGCCGTTACTTTCATTGCTGCTAGTAGCAAGAGTTTGGGGCCGGTAGATTCCCATGTTTATCTTTCTCCAGTCTTACTCCCTTTTTTAGACAGGGTGCCAACTTCTTTATCTTCTGAAACATCTCTACTTTCATGCCTGAAGCCTCCAGTCTCTAAAGTAATATACCATCAAGTTCTGGAAAATGCAAGGAGTTCTGACATGTTGGAAAGACAAAGAAGGATATGGTATAATTCATCAACATATTCAAATCAGTTGGAAACTATTGAACACACTAGGAAGGTTTCAGGAGAAGTGAAATCCAATAATATTTCTTGCAAAAGAGAATCAGATTTACAAAGTGGAAAATATGCCAACAGTACAACACTGAATGCATCTTTACCTGTTGTCGAGGATGTTGCTGTAAGAACAGGGACATCTTTTCAGATCTCTGGCTCAATGGATATAAGAGATTCTGTTTATTTGGAAAAAACACAATTTTCTGCATTCACATCTCCGCAGGTAACAGCAGCTAATACTTCTCTTTGTGATGTGCCTACTGACGGCATTCCCTTGTACTATGTTAGTCTCAATAAACTTGCATCTGGTATTGGTCCTGAATCTTCATGTCAGTGGAACCCTAAAGGTGTCGCTGCTTCAAGCATGCGGTTGGAACCTCTCGACAAGCCATTTGGCTTATCTAATTCAGTTCCACCCAAACTGGTTTCAAGCTCTTTTTTAAATATCAGCACCAACATCAAACAAGTTCAAAAGCAAGCTGATGTTGTATCCCGGGACTCTGAGCAATCTGCATTTCTTACCAGTAAGTTTCAGGATATAACTGTTTACGATGCTTTGAAGGGAAGCTCATTGAATGATGCCTCACAGTCCGAGTTAAGTGGATTATCTACCTTTGCAAGAGCATCTTCGGTTCCTGATATAGGATGGAAACCACGTGGAGTTCTGGTTGCACATCTCCAGGAGCACAAATCTTCTGTGAATGATGTAACTGTATCAAATGACCACACTTTTTTCGTAAGTGCATCTGATGATTCGACTGTTAAGATATGGGATACTAGGAAATTGGAAAAGGACATCTCTTTTAGGTCTAGGTTAACATATTCTCTAGATGGTTGTCGAGCTTTATGTACAGCTATGCTTCGGGGCACTGCCCAAGTGGTTGTTGGCGCAAGCGATGGAACGATTCATTTATTTTCTGTAAATTACATAAGTAGAGGGTTCGGTAATGTAATAGAAAAGTATTCTGGTATTGCTGATATCCAGAACAGAAAAATTGGTGAAGGTGCGATTCTTAGTGTGTTGAACTGCTCTAGTATAGATAGTAGCATTAGTCAGACTGTTTTATTCACCACCCAGAGATGTGGAGTTCATCTCTGGGATACAAGGGCAAATTCTGATGCCTGGACATTTAAAGCTGTTCCAGATGAAGGATATGTCTCATCTCTTGTAATGGGTCAATGTGGAAACTGGTTTGTATCTGGTTCTTCTAGAGGTGTTCTGACACTCTGGGATCTCAGGTTCCTTCTGCCAGTGAACTCATGGCAATATCCCATGGGTTGCCCTGTGGAGAAGCTATGCTTACTAATTCCACCATTGAACTCAGTGTCTGCTATGACAAGGCCATTAGTTTATGTTGCTGCTGGAAGTAATGAAGTCTCCCTCTGGAATGCTGAGAACGGAAGTTGTCATCAG GTGTTGAGAGTAGCAAGTGGTGAGCACGAAGGTGAATCAACCCATTTTTCTCTAGCGACAGAGAGGCCTTCTAGAAAGCAAAGTTCTCAATTTGATGGGAAAAGAAATATCAATTCCAAATATAGGATTGATGAGTTGAATGAACCAGCCCCTCGTCTTCAGGGTATTCGATCATTGCTTCCATTACCTGGGGGAGATCTGTTGACTGGATGTGCAGATTTGACAATACGTTACTGGGATCATACAAG TCCTGAGCATAGTTATTGTGTCTGTGGTCCATTGACAAAAG
- the LOC122055937 gene encoding serine/threonine-protein kinase VPS15-like isoform X2 has protein sequence MDIFSLGCVIAELFLEGQPLFELSQLLAYRRGQYDPCQCLEKIQDEGVQKMILHMIQLNPNARLSSQSYLQNYASSIFPSYFSPSLHKFFSYLVPLDSDARVAAIERAFHKIHAQMMSVRSSDDVILDSSASPKLTDEEGFQNIKGVTQSMLLARGDARSRSRKSTIPGQVQLVGDITSLLRDVEQINHSVHSDVTQKNATILSTNDSDTDCTRFSKQSRTLKNQPSNDLQGHKQKDFLFLRNIFKGELDSLMDAYDSQTDTYRMPSFPRSGDKNSCDGMVLIASLVCSCIRSVKQPQLRRAGLLLLKTTSLYTDDEDRLQHVLPYVIAMLSDPAAIVRCAALETLCDILTLVQDFPPSDAMIFPEYIFPMLSMLPDDPEESVRICYASNISKIALSSYRFLIQAETIAGGGPLGKPTIAQKSQPLIMESPSKQRGYRIDSQLMQLRRLLAEIVQELVMGPKQTPNVRRALMQDIGHLCYFFGQKHSNDFLLPILPAFLNDRDEQLQSAFYKHIIFFCYFVGQVSVEEYLLPYIEQALSDEMEVVIVNGLDCLSILCKSGFLRKRTLLGLIEKVFPLLCYPIYWVRRSAVTFIAASSKSLGPVDSHVYLSPVLLPFLDRVPTSLSSETSLLSCLKPPVSKVIYHQVLENARSSDMLERQRRIWYNSSTYSNQLETIEHTRKVSGEVKSNNISCKRESDLQSGKYANSTTLNASLPVVEDVAVRTGTSFQISGSMDIRDSVYLEKTQFSAFTSPQVTAANTSLCDVPTDGIPLYYVSLNKLASGIGPESSCQWNPKGVAASSMRLEPLDKPFGLSNSVPPKLVSSSFLNISTNIKQVQKQADVVSRDSEQSAFLTSKFQDITVYDALKGSSLNDASQSELSGLSTFARASSVPDIGWKPRGVLVAHLQEHKSSVNDVTVSNDHTFFVSASDDSTVKIWDTRKLEKDISFRSRLTYSLDGCRALCTAMLRGTAQVVVGASDGTIHLFSVNYISRGFGNVIEKYSGIADIQNRKIGEGAILSVLNCSSIDSSISQTVLFTTQRCGVHLWDTRANSDAWTFKAVPDEGYVSSLVMGQCGNWFVSGSSRGVLTLWDLRFLLPVNSWQYPMGCPVEKLCLLIPPLNSVSAMTRPLVYVAAGSNEVSLWNAENGSCHQVLRVASGEHEGESTHFSLATERPSRKQSSQFDGKRNINSKYRIDELNEPAPRLQGIRSLLPLPGGDLLTGCADLTIRYWDHTSPEHSYCVCGPLTKGVGNDGYYDIRSRFGVQIVQEMNKRSTKLTQKTFLSTAATDSAGCHRDSVLSLASLKLSQRVLISSSRDGAIKVWK, from the exons ATGGACATTTTCTCCTTGGG ATGTGTTATTGCTGAACTTTTTTTGGAGGGACAACCATTATTCGAGTTATCCCAGCTACTGGCATATCGGCGAGGGCAATATGACCCTTGTCAGTGCCTAGAAAAG ATACAAGATGAAGGTGTTCAGAAAATGATACTTCATATGATTCAGTTAAATCCAAATGCAAGGTTATCAAGTCAAAGTTACTTGCAAAATTATGCATCTTCAATATTTCCAAGCTATTTCTCACCATCCCTTCACAAATTCTTCTCTTATTTGGTTCCGCTTGATTCAGATGCAAGG GTTGCAGCAATTGAAAGAGCATTCCATAAGATTCATGCACAAATGATGAGTGTCAGGTCATCAGATGATGTCATTCTTGACTCATCTGCATCTCCCAAACTCACAGACGAAGAAGGTTTTCAAAATATTAAAGGTGTGACTCAAAGTATGCTTTTGGCTAGAGGGGATGCAAGAAGCAGATCAAGGAAGAGTACAATTCCAGGCCAGGTTCAGCTTGTTGGAGATATCACTTCACTCTTGAGGGATGTAGAACAAATAAATCATTCTGTGCACAGTGATGTAACACAGAAGAATGCTACAATCTTGTCTACTAATGATTCTGATACTGACTGCACTAGATTTTCTAAGCAATCAAGGACCTTGAAGAATCAGCCATCAAATGATCTCCAAGGGCACAAGCAGAAAGATTTTCTATTTCTAAGAAACATCTTTAAAGGTGAGCTGGACTCTttgatggatgcttatgatagcCAGACAGATACATACCGCATGCCATCTTTTCCACGGTCAGGTGACAAAAACAGTTGCGATGGCATGGTCCTGATTGCATCATTAGTATGTTCTTGCATAAGAAGTGTGAAACAGCCACAACTCAGAAGGGCTGGTCTCCTCCTACTGAAGACCACTTCCTTGTACACTGATGATGAAGATCGTCTACAACATGTCCTTCCATATGTTATTGCAATGCTTTCTGATCCAGCTGCTATTGTTCGCTGTGCTGCTCTTGAAACATTGTGTGACATTTTAACTCTTGTCCAAGATTTCCCTCCTAGTGATGCAATGATTTTTCCTGAGTATATATTTCCAATGCTTTCCATGCTTCCTGATGATCCAGAGgagagtgttagaatttgttatgCTAGTAATATTTCTAAGATTGCATTGTCTTCTTATAGATTTTTAATTCAGGCTGAGACTATAGCTGGTGGAGGGCCTCTAGGTAAACCAACTATAGCACAAAAATCACAACCTCTTATTATGGAATCACCAAGTAAGCAACGAGGCTACAGAATTGACAGTCAGCTTATGCAATTAAGGAGATTGTTAGCTGAAATTGTGCAAGAGCTGGTAATGGGTCCAAAACAAACTCCAAATGTCCGTCGAGCTCTTATGCAGGATATTGGCCACCTATGTTACTTCTTCGGTCAGAAGCATAGTAATGATTTCCTATTGCCCATTCTTCCAGCATTTCTCAATGATCGAGATGAGCAGCTTCAATCAGCTTTCTATAAACATATAATTTTTTTCTGCTATTTTGTTGGCCAAGTGAGTGTTGAGGAATATCTTTTACCATACATTGAGCAGGCTTTAAGTGATGAAATGGAGGTTGTAATTGTGAATGGTTTGGATTGTTTGTCCATATTATGCAAAAGTGGTTTCCTACGAAAAAGGACGCttcttgggttgattgagaaagttTTCCCTTTGTTATGTTATCCAATCTATTGGGTTAGAAGATCAGCCGTTACTTTCATTGCTGCTAGTAGCAAGAGTTTGGGGCCGGTAGATTCCCATGTTTATCTTTCTCCAGTCTTACTCCCTTTTTTAGACAGGGTGCCAACTTCTTTATCTTCTGAAACATCTCTACTTTCATGCCTGAAGCCTCCAGTCTCTAAAGTAATATACCATCAAGTTCTGGAAAATGCAAGGAGTTCTGACATGTTGGAAAGACAAAGAAGGATATGGTATAATTCATCAACATATTCAAATCAGTTGGAAACTATTGAACACACTAGGAAGGTTTCAGGAGAAGTGAAATCCAATAATATTTCTTGCAAAAGAGAATCAGATTTACAAAGTGGAAAATATGCCAACAGTACAACACTGAATGCATCTTTACCTGTTGTCGAGGATGTTGCTGTAAGAACAGGGACATCTTTTCAGATCTCTGGCTCAATGGATATAAGAGATTCTGTTTATTTGGAAAAAACACAATTTTCTGCATTCACATCTCCGCAGGTAACAGCAGCTAATACTTCTCTTTGTGATGTGCCTACTGACGGCATTCCCTTGTACTATGTTAGTCTCAATAAACTTGCATCTGGTATTGGTCCTGAATCTTCATGTCAGTGGAACCCTAAAGGTGTCGCTGCTTCAAGCATGCGGTTGGAACCTCTCGACAAGCCATTTGGCTTATCTAATTCAGTTCCACCCAAACTGGTTTCAAGCTCTTTTTTAAATATCAGCACCAACATCAAACAAGTTCAAAAGCAAGCTGATGTTGTATCCCGGGACTCTGAGCAATCTGCATTTCTTACCAGTAAGTTTCAGGATATAACTGTTTACGATGCTTTGAAGGGAAGCTCATTGAATGATGCCTCACAGTCCGAGTTAAGTGGATTATCTACCTTTGCAAGAGCATCTTCGGTTCCTGATATAGGATGGAAACCACGTGGAGTTCTGGTTGCACATCTCCAGGAGCACAAATCTTCTGTGAATGATGTAACTGTATCAAATGACCACACTTTTTTCGTAAGTGCATCTGATGATTCGACTGTTAAGATATGGGATACTAGGAAATTGGAAAAGGACATCTCTTTTAGGTCTAGGTTAACATATTCTCTAGATGGTTGTCGAGCTTTATGTACAGCTATGCTTCGGGGCACTGCCCAAGTGGTTGTTGGCGCAAGCGATGGAACGATTCATTTATTTTCTGTAAATTACATAAGTAGAGGGTTCGGTAATGTAATAGAAAAGTATTCTGGTATTGCTGATATCCAGAACAGAAAAATTGGTGAAGGTGCGATTCTTAGTGTGTTGAACTGCTCTAGTATAGATAGTAGCATTAGTCAGACTGTTTTATTCACCACCCAGAGATGTGGAGTTCATCTCTGGGATACAAGGGCAAATTCTGATGCCTGGACATTTAAAGCTGTTCCAGATGAAGGATATGTCTCATCTCTTGTAATGGGTCAATGTGGAAACTGGTTTGTATCTGGTTCTTCTAGAGGTGTTCTGACACTCTGGGATCTCAGGTTCCTTCTGCCAGTGAACTCATGGCAATATCCCATGGGTTGCCCTGTGGAGAAGCTATGCTTACTAATTCCACCATTGAACTCAGTGTCTGCTATGACAAGGCCATTAGTTTATGTTGCTGCTGGAAGTAATGAAGTCTCCCTCTGGAATGCTGAGAACGGAAGTTGTCATCAG GTGTTGAGAGTAGCAAGTGGTGAGCACGAAGGTGAATCAACCCATTTTTCTCTAGCGACAGAGAGGCCTTCTAGAAAGCAAAGTTCTCAATTTGATGGGAAAAGAAATATCAATTCCAAATATAGGATTGATGAGTTGAATGAACCAGCCCCTCGTCTTCAGGGTATTCGATCATTGCTTCCATTACCTGGGGGAGATCTGTTGACTGGATGTGCAGATTTGACAATACGTTACTGGGATCATACAAG TCCTGAGCATAGTTATTGTGTCTGTGGTCCATTGACAAAAG